Genomic window (Candidatus Binataceae bacterium):
CGGCATTGGTTGTGATAAGTCCAGTCATAGAAATCGCAATTACGGCAGGCGTGCAGCGGGCGATCGCATCCGGGACACGTGTCGCGAAACCCGACGCGCTCGCGCGTTTCGATCTCGCGGCCGCAGAAAAAGCAGTTCATTCGCTGTTAAGTCCAGGTCGCACCGCCCGCAGTGCGACCGCCAGTGCAAAAACTCGGATGGGCGACCCTGGCTTTTTCGCGTGGCACACCCTTGGTAGCATAGCGTCAAGAGACGGAGCGAGCGAGGCGGATGGTCGCGGAGATAGAGGACTTTGCAGCAGCGTTGGCCAAGGTGTCGCGCGCCTCACGGCATACCGTGGACAGCTACCGTCGCGACCTTAAATTTTTCCGCCAATTCCTTCTTGACCGGGCGGCCGCCCGCGGACAGGTTCGCGAGAAGATCGATTGCAGGGAGATCGACGCGGACGACATTCGCTCGTGGCTCGACCATATGATGAAAGGTGGCGCCCAACGTGCCAGCGTGCAGAGGCGGCTTGCGGCGGTGAAAGCTTTTTTCCGCTACCGCGAGGCCGGCACCGGCGCGCCCAGCCCAGCCCAGACGCTGCGTTCGCCCAAGCTCCAGCGCAAGCTGCCATCGATCATGGACGGTAACGACATCCGGCGGTTGATCGAATTCGACGCGCAAGACCATGGTTCCCAGGCACTTCGCGACCGCGCGATCGTCGAGACCCTCTACTCCAGTGGGCTGCGGGTGAGCGAGCTGGTCGGGCTTGCGTGGCGGGATATCGACGAGGAACTGGCGATGCTTACGGTGCGCGCGGGCAAAGGCAACAAGGATCGGGTGGTGCCGGTTGGTGAGCCCGCGCTCGATGCGCTCAAGGCCTGGCGCACGGCCATGCCGGTCGCGTGGGAAACCGATGGTCCGGTAATCACCAATCTGCGCGGTAGGCGACTTACTACTCGCAGCGTTGAAATGATCGTCGCGCGCCGCCTGCTGGGTGCCGGGATCGTCGCGGGCATCACCCCGCACGGACTGCGCCATTGCTTTGCAACTCATCTCCTCGACAACGGCGCGGATCTGCGCTCCATTCAGGAGA
Coding sequences:
- a CDS encoding tyrosine-type recombinase/integrase, producing MVAEIEDFAAALAKVSRASRHTVDSYRRDLKFFRQFLLDRAAARGQVREKIDCREIDADDIRSWLDHMMKGGAQRASVQRRLAAVKAFFRYREAGTGAPSPAQTLRSPKLQRKLPSIMDGNDIRRLIEFDAQDHGSQALRDRAIVETLYSSGLRVSELVGLAWRDIDEELAMLTVRAGKGNKDRVVPVGEPALDALKAWRTAMPVAWETDGPVITNLRGRRLTTRSVEMIVARRLLGAGIVAGITPHGLRHCFATHLLDNGADLRSIQEMLGHASLATTQRYTHVSVNHLKEVHRSAHPRP